One part of the Haliotis asinina isolate JCU_RB_2024 chromosome 2, JCU_Hal_asi_v2, whole genome shotgun sequence genome encodes these proteins:
- the LOC137274583 gene encoding heat shock 70 kDa protein 12A-like isoform X2, which translates to MKKHMLRAIGAHLGYDPHPDTVRWVLTVPAIWDENAKQFMREAAYRGSLILTPHSEQLVIALEPEAASLHCRNLPATDFIGYKDTAQASNPCFEPGTKYLVVDAGGGTIDCVAHKIRKDGRIRELFRATGGAWGGTIIDRQFLNLLHRIFTKDFITEFQQSYPKDFVELLQDFEIKKRGECDSIRVSLPYNFCNFKHNQVSVQQAIKTFAADNNNEVKFSSGKLVLTSAVVTSLFADALAQIKDHVDQLLQKPKTKDLQYIFLVGGFAESSRLQQALKTHFSERVTCLVPDEASLAVVRGAVAFGHDPSSIWQRICRFTYGVGSYLPFEEGVHREDLRVVSDGVTLCKNILQTWAEAGETIGHNEIWRETYTPIITNQKGIIFEFFRSSKRHVKYTDEAGVEKCGSLIVRMPDLTGDKERAVDLEVIFGGTEIKVVGYDHTSTNKYETLIDFLSS; encoded by the exons aTGAAGAAACACATGTTACGTGCTATCGGTGCTCACCTTGGGTATGACCCCCACCCAGACACTGTCCGCTGGGTGCTCACCGTGCCCGCCATCTGGGACGAGAATGCCAAGCAGTTCATGAGAGAGGCAGCATACAGG GGTTCTCTGATTCTGACTCCCCACAGTGAGCAGCTAGTGATAGCTTTGGAGCCAGAGGCCGCATCTCTCCACTGCCGCAACCTCCCTGCTACAGACTTCATCGGTTACAAGGACACAGCACAGGCATCCAACCCTTGCTTCGAGCCTGGCACCAAGTACCTTGTTGTGGATGCTGGAG GTGGAACCATTGACTGTGTGGCGCACAAGATCCGCAAGGACGGGAGGATCCGGGAACTGTTTCGCGCTACTGGTGGAGCGTGGGGTGGCACCATCATAGACAGGCAGTTCCTGAATCTTCTCCACAGAATCTTCACCAAAGACTTCATCACTGAGTTCCAACAGAGCTACCCCAAAGATTTTGTGGAACTCCTACAGGACTTTGAGATCAAGAAGCGTGGAGAGTGTGATAGTATCCGTGTGTCCCTGCCTTACAACTTCTGTAACTTCAAACACAATCAAGTCAGTGTACAACAGGCAATCAAGACATTCGCTGCTGACAATAACAATGAAGTCAAATTCTCGTCTGGGAAGTTGGTGTTGACGTCGGCAGTTGTGACGTCGCTGTTTGCCGATGCCTTAGCCCAGATTAAAGACCATGTAGATCAGCTTCTCCAGAAGCCAAAGACCAAAGACTTACAGTATATCTTCCTGGTCGGTGGCTTTGCAGAATCCAGTCGTTTGCAACAAGctctgaaaacacattttagcGAAAGGGTAACGTGCCTTGTTCCAGATGAAGCCAGTCTTGCAGTTGTTAGGGGAGCAGTAGCATTCGGGCATGATCCTAGTTCGATATGGCAGAGGATCTGTCGTTTCACATACGGTGTTGGATCATACTTACCATTTGAAGAAGGCGTGCACCGAGAGGACCTCCGAGTTGTCTCTGATGGTGTCACCCTCTGTAAGAACATATTGCAAACATGGGCCGAAGCTGGTGAGACCATCGGACACAATGAAATATGGAGGGAAACATACACCCCCATTATTACCAACCAGAAAGGAATTATATTTGAGTTCTTCCGGTCTTCTAAAAGACATGTGAAATACACAGATGAGGCTGGAGTTGAGAAATGTGGGTCGCTAATAGTCCGGATGCCGGATCTAACCGGGGACAAGGAGAGAGCAGTGGACCTCGAGGTTATATTTGGTGGAACTGAAATCAAGGTCGTGGGATACGATCACACTAGCACAAATAAGTATGAGACGTTGATAGACTTCCTGTCATCCTGA